The region GTTCGGAATTGTCGCCCAGGGAGAGTCGAACCACACCGGAACCATAGCCGTAATAAGGGATCCATGGGTTCTTGTCCGGTACCGCCAATAACGGATTAAATCCAAGGGCAAATTCACGCAGTTGTTTCGCGGCATCTCCTCCGCGCTGCATTTCCGCTTCAACAAATTCTATGCCCGACTCGGCCTCCAGGTGAACGATGCGTCCTTCTGAGAACCTGAGTTTGAGACCAGTCACAGGTCGTCCATCCCATTGGGACGGCGGGAAAGCGATGACGCCATTCACAGATTGCTCCAAAGGTGCGACGCGGATGGCGCCACAGGGAAGCTCGATCTCACGATCGATCAGTATCTTTGCACTTTTCATTCGTGCGGCCGATGCATCGCCGTCTTGCATATTTACCGGGCGGAACCCTACCCGAAAGCGCAGGTCTGTCCCGGCCGGAGTGGTTACCCGAACCTCGGCCTGGCGCATCGCTTCGATAAAATTTAGTTGAGCCTGTCGAATCTGTTGGTAATCAGCCTGCAAAATCGCATTTTGATAGGTTGCGTCAATTAACTCAGGTGTGGGTAACGGTTGACCCGGAATTGCCAGCGCACTACCTGCCGCAAGCCAATGAAAATGGACTGTACGCCCTCGACCCTCGCGAAGCAGATCCTGGATAGCAGCATATACTGGATTTGACGGTAACGCGCCGGGCAGCATTATGGAAGCATCAACCGATTGCAGCATGTTACGAAGAGCTTCCCGAGCCTGGTTGTTTGCCTTTGCGAGCACTGTCTTATCCCAGGTCTCCGGCAATGGTCTTTGCAAAACATCCATGACACCAAGATCAACACCCCCTCGTTTCATAATCTCATAACGCAGATGCGGAATGATGTCGTCGAACAAACCCGGATACGCAACCAGCAAGACTTTTTCATCCTTTTGAATATCCAGTCGCTCCACAAGCTTTTGGGCTAAAGCAGCCCATTTTAATGGGTATCGAACATGCATTTGAGCGGCCAGATCCGAAATGCATCCCAAAAATACGAAGAATAAAATCAATACGGTTTTCATTTCTATACCTATCTACAATATGGTCCTTCAAAATATGGTTAGTTCAATCACAAATATTTTTCCAACCAACGGGTGAGATTTACTGGTTTGTTTTTTCCGGTTTGAATGAATAAGTCCCTCATCCCAGCTGGGTTTTGATCAATAATTCGACTGTAGACAAAATGTTTGCCGTTCGGAGAGAAGGCAGGATTGTATTCAAAACCATCCCTGTCGGAATAACCGGTTAAACTTCCGGACTCAAGATCAAGCAACATAATCTTGTTTTTGTGCCATTCCGAAGGTAAAGGGTTTTCTTTTCTACTAAAATCAAGAGTTCTTCCGTCTGTTGACCAGCTCACACCACCATTAACAGTCCAGCCTCCCTCTGTCAATCTTTTGGTTTTTTTGTTATTTATGTTCAGGATAAACAAATGAGACGAAAGGTAGGATTGAAAATCCAAATAGCCATGAGGTTTCACTTCAAAGGCTTTTATAAAGGTTTCACTTTCCGACTTTTGTGGTTTTTCATCTCTTGCAATAAATGCGATCTTAGTCTCATCCGGGCTCCAATAAAAACTGGATACGCCAGTTTTGTGATTGCTGATCACTTCGGATTTACCATTTTGGAATTCCTGTATGACAATTTGGCTCTGGTTATTAATCCTGGCCACATACGAAAGGTATTTTCCGAGGGGACCATTGCACATCTCTCACCTCTTTTTGATCAAAATTTAACTCAGTGATCTTTTTTGACTTCATATCCATTAGCTGATTTTTATTAATCCATCGATTGGTTTCGAAATCCGCTTTACGTGTGGAGAAAAGTAAAAAGTCACCATCCGGTGTAAATTGTAATCCGCCCAAACTGATCGAATTCTTATTGTATTCATCCCAATCAAATGGCTGGGGGGTTGTTTGACTGATTGCACTAAGGCAATTGGCAATTACAAATAAAATAATTGTGATTAGTTTAATTCTGTTTTTCATTATGATTACCTTTTTGTAGGTTTGACTCATTTAATTCGAGTTGAATTAATTCTCTTTATATTGGTAGTCAGTTTCTGCTTTATTTATTTATCCATTCTTTCACTATTTCGTTCATAAAGAACTTTACCTGAGATGATTATGTCATTTAGAAAAAAATCACCACATTGCAAATCGTTTGGTTATTTGTTTTTGTGTTTTAATGATGAGTCTACTCTAAAAACCGATTCAATCGCTTTTCTAAAAAAATTGATGCATAAAAACAAATACTTATGAGAGCGATGGAATCGGTATCCCTCCTTTTTAGAATGAACTCAATGATGATATCAAATGGAAATGAGTGGTCAAAGGTCAATGAGATTTCCGAACTCAAGCCCATAATGAATTGTTTGAATTCATAATAATCAATAAATCCACATCACTTTCAGGAGTTTGTTTGCCATAAGCATAAGAACCGAACAAAATAATTTTATCCGGAGCAAACTTATCGATGATTTGATTTATCTGCGTTTTGATTTTCTTCACAATCTGGACAGCGTTTCGCGATAATTGAAGTCACAGTAGTCAAAAAGTTAATTATTATTACAGCGAAATAATTTCAAGTGAATGGTCAATATTTAATCTTAAAAAATCTGCTGCATTGGATGTGATAATTTTATCAGCTTTAGATTTTTTGGCACATTCGAATATCAAAGCATCATAAACAATCCCACCTTTAAGTTCGAGTGAAGTAATAGACTCAAGTAATCTTGAGTATTCATTTGGAGTTAGAGATTGGATCGTTGCATATTTCGTGATATTAGTTTCAATGAGTTTTTTAGCAGTGGCTGGAGAAATATTAGGTTTAAATGGTGCGGTGGTAAGAACACTGTATATCTCTAACAATGAATGAGCAGAAACCAAAAATCTAAATTCTTTATCTTTAGCGCGTTTTAACCATGATAATGCGGGATTATGCTTTGGATGAGCTTCAACCATAGCGCAAATTAAAACTGAACTATCAAAGAGTATCTTCAAATCATTTGTCATCTAAATGTAAAACTTTTTTCATCCGTCGGGAGCGATTTGAACGAAGCGTCTGATCGAGATCACCTTGAATCTTTCCAGTAAAGATAAGTAAGCCATCTTTTTTTACAAGAGGTTCCTTTTCCTTAATGGGTTCAATGATAATTCGCTCCCCATCTTCAACGATATTCATTGTTGTATCACTTGATATTCCAAGGTGCTCTCTAAATTTTTTAGGGATTAAGATTCTCCCAAATTTATCTAAAGTTGCTAACATAAATACAACTCCTATTTATTGGCAATATAATAATATTATTGCCAATTTCAAGAAATTTCTTGTTTATTTGATTTTAGTAATCTTTTGGAATGACAGAAAAAAGGCAGGCATCTTCGACTTTCCCATATAAATCTATCCGATTTCTCAAAATACCCTCAAACATAGCACCCACTTTTTCAATTCATCTATTGAATCTTTAACGGCTAAAATATCTTTCTTTTTCATCCTCAGAAGTATATTTTTGCAAAATACTCATACCACTACCATAGGTAGTGGTTTATGCCGATTATTATGGACCATTGCGATTAATAAGAATCCTTTATTTAAAAATTAATTGAAATTTGTCCGTTGTAATTTTTTTTACATAAAACCAAAATCCCCTTTCAAACAGCATAATACTGTGGTTTGCAGATTTAGCAAACTTTACTTCCTTGTAATCCCCAAAATATGTTAATATGTTAAGATTTCGTTTTATCTGAATCTACCAAACCGGTTAGGAAAAGTCAAGAAAAAAGTAAAACAAGCAATTATTTTTTTGAGCCATATTTTTGTTTTCTAAACAATATTACCCCCCAATTCCCCTTGAATCCAAACCCTTTTACATTCAAATTTAATTTCAATTTTTTCTCATATTTCATCAATAGTGCAATTTATAGAATCTACAGGAAAAACCTATCGTATCAAATAGTTAGGTAATTCTATTTTTTTCAAAGGTATGTGTAATGCGTAAATGCTTTCTTTTGCTTTCGCTGTATTTTATGGCACAAATTTCATTTGCACAAACAGCTTTCGAGATCGTTAAAAAATCGGAAGATTTATTACGCGGCGAAACATCACAAGGATCATTCACCATGACCGTTGTAACGCCTGATTACACCCGAAAATTAGAGATGGATAGCTGGTGGGTTGGCAACGAAAAGGCGCTAATTGTCATCCGATCTCCTAAACGTGAAGCCGGCAACAAGACTCTCAAAATCGGAACCGAAATGTGGCAATTCCTGAAAAATACGGAAACCACTATTAAAATTCCGCCATCCATGATGCTGCAATCCTGGAACGGTTCGGATTTCACCAATGATGACCTGGTCAGGGAATCCAATCTTTACGAAGATTATGATCTTGAATTATTAGGGGAAGAGATCGTTGAGAATGAAAACTGCTGGAAAATAAAGATGACACCTAATGAAGGCGTCGCTGTGGTCTGGGGTAACCTTTTTTATTGGGTGAGAAAAAGTGACAATTTACCCGCAAAAGTGGATTTTTATGATGAAAAAGATAAATATATAAGATCAATACAATATACGGATTATAAAGTTTTAGGCGGCCGTAAAACCCCAACCCGGCATATTATGGTTAATAAAGTAAAGGTGGGTCACCGTACAGAATTTATTGTTCATGACATTAAATTTGATATTGTGATCAGTGACCGGATTTTTTCATTTCGTGAACTGGAGCGTGGCAATTAACCATGAATCTTCTGTTAAAACTGGCCTGGCGAAATTTATGGCGCAATAAACGTCGAACGATCATAACCATATGTGCAGTTGTATTTGCCGCGATGCTCGCCATTGCCATGCGGGGTATTCAAATTGGTACCTACGAAGCTAATATCAAACATGCAGTCAGTTTATTCTCAGGTTATCTACAGGTACAAAAGGCCGGCTATTTAGACAATCCATCCTTGCAGAAGAGTTTCCGCTTCGATGGAAACCTGCAAACTATCCTCGCCAACGAAGAGCAGGTAACAGGGTTTACTCCTCGTGTAAATGCCCAGGGATTAATCAGCTTTAAAGAGAACTCGATGGGCGCGGTGATCTTTGGCATTGTACCCGATTCAGAAGCCAATGTTTCAATATTTAATTCCAAATTAAACCAGGGCAGTTTTTTCCAAACCGACAGTAGTTATTCGATCATTTTAGGGTACAAGCTGCTGCAAAACCTGAATGCGGAAATTGGCGATACCGTGGTCGTATTGGCCCAGGGTATAGATGGATCATTAGGAAATTTTAAGTATGAAATTGCCGGGACAGTCAAAATCGGATCGCCAGAATTCGATGGCACAGTCATTTTCATGGGACTTTCCGTATTGCAGGAATTGCTGGCTATGGAAGGACGTGTCAATTCCGTTGCAATTTCTTTGGTCAGTTTAAACCAGGTGGATGCGTTTCAAAAAAAATTAAAACCCTATTTACCTGAGGATCTCGACATTCCTTCATGGCTGGAGATTATGCCGGATTTAAAGCAATCTATCGAATTGGATAACATTAGCGGTTTGATTTTTTTGTGGATTCTCATCGTGGTCGTGGCCTTTGGGATTTTAAACGCTATTCTAATGTCTGTTACGGAACGATTTAACGAATTTGGTGTCGCACTTGCGATGGGCATGCGAAATTCTACACTCGTCATCCTGGTTTTAATCGAAAGCTTTATCATCGCAGTCATTGGTTTGATTATTGGGAATATAATCGCTCTCGGGATTAATTATTACATATTTCTAAATCCTATCGAGTTTAGCGGAGATTTTGCATTGTTGTATGAAGAATATGGTTTCATACCTAAAATTTATTCGACCTTAAAACCGAGTGTATTTATCAACTCAACACTCAACTTATTACTCATCACAATTGCTGCTAGTTTTTACCCGGCATTTAAAGTTTTCAAGTTAGAGCCTTTAAAGGGAATTAGATATACTTAGTTTTTTCTCTAAAATTATTCTGATAAGTTAGTTGTCATTATGAACGGAACGCGGTGGAGTGAAGAATCTATTAAGGATTGGATTACATCTAATTATGAACAATAAATTAGAAGTCTGAGATCAAGAGATTCTCTCCGCCAACTGGTGGATTAGAATCACAATTGTAAAAAAGTAAATAAAATTAACAAGAACTGAATTAGAATTTAAACAATAAGACTACAAAATCAAAACACCAAATGTTATTCAAAATAGCCTGGCGAAACATATGGAGAAATAAAAGACGATCGATCATCGTCATGATTTCGATCATGATCGGTGTTATTGCTGTCATCCTATCCAGTACGTTGTCGCTTGGATTTATGCAGCAAATATTAGATAATCAAATTGGCTCCCACGTTTCTCATATCCAGATCCACAAAAATGGCTTTAATGATAATAAAATTATTCAAAATTATATTCCGGATGAGCGGTCAGTTGAAGCAAAACTCATTGCAAATCCCCAGGTAAAGTATTACAGCAAAAGAGTTATTAGCATGGGTTTGATGAGCAGTGCATACAATTCAGCCGGCGTGATGATTGTCGGCATCATTCCCAATGATGAACAAAAAATTACAAAGATTAAAGAATCTATTATCGAGGGGGTCTATCTCAGCGGCAAATTTAATGAGATTGTGATGGGTAAAAAATTAGCGGAAAAACTGGACGTTGAGTTGGGAGATAAAGTCGTTGGAATGGCGTCTTCTTTGGATGGAAGAATCGGTTCGGATGCATTCCGAATTGTTGGATTGTATAAAACCTTCAGCTCCAAATTTGATCAATTTTCGATCTATATTTCATTGCAGAATGCACAAGAAATGCTGGGATTGACGGGCAAGATTTCTGAAATTGCCATCATATCAGATGATCTAAACAATGTACCCAACCTGGATGAGACTATTACGGCAAAACTTGATGAAAATTATGAAGTGCTTAACTATGCAGAACTACTGCCATTATCGGTTATGCAAATAGATCTCTATAAACAATCCATGTTTATTTTTTATGCAATCATTGGCCTGGCATTGATTTTTGGCATCATCAATACCATGCTGATGTCGGTCTTTGAAAGAATTCATGAATTTGGTGTTTTGATGGCCATCGGTATGCGCAGTCGTAAATTATTTTCGATGATAATAATGGAATCGTTAGTATTGGGCGTGCTTGGAACATTGATCGGGTTTACGGTGGGATTGACTCTTTATTTTTGGTTGGCCGATGTCGGAATCGATCTAAGTTTGTTTTCCGAAAGTCTAAATTCATTTGGATCCGGAGTTATTCTCTACCCGGTTCTCACCGTTGATAGTGTTATCAATTCATTGGTCGTGATCCCAATATTTTCCGTGATTGGCGCATTGTATCCGGCCATTAAAGCAGCCAGGCTCGATCCAATTCAGGCGATTCGATATGTGTAATGATTTCATTTTCAATCCGTGTCTTCGCGAAGAGAGAAGCGACGTGGCGATCTGATACCACACAAAAGGAGATTGCTTCGTCATCCCGACAGCTCGGGATTCCTCGCAATGACATAGAGACAAAATCAAGAACAAATATGGAACCAGAAAAATGTCGGTCATAAAAACAGAAAACGTGGAAAAAATATACAAGGACAATGGTGTCCCGGTTCATGCACTACGAGGAGTAAGCCTGGACATAAAAAAGGGTGAATATGTTGTGATTGCCGGGCCATCAGGTTCTGGGAAAACAACATTATTGAACCTAATGGGTGGTCTCGATAAACCTACCAATGGCAAAGTATTTATCGAGGGTGAGGACATTAGTCAAAAGTCGAGGAATGAATTAGGGGATCTACGATTACATAAACTGGGATTTGTTTTCCAGGCTTACAATTTGATGCCTGTACTTACAGCGTTGGAAAATATTGAATTTACCATGATGTTGCTTGGAATTTCGGAAAAAGAAAGACATGGCCGGGCCATGGAAGCACTGGAGGATTTGGGGATAGGAGAACTGGCGGATAAATTACCGAATGAGATGAGTGGTGGACAACAACAGCGGGTTGCAGTGGCAAGGGCGATAGTCAATAATCCGTCGATTATTCTTGCAGACGAACCCACTGCAAACCTGGATTCCAAAACCGGTAATGTTCTTCTCGATTTAATGGGCAAGATGAATCAAGACAAGCAGATCACTTTTATTTTCTCTTCGCATGCCCAGCAAGTTATAGATCGTGCCAAAAGATTGGTTACACTCGTTGATGGCCTCATTGACCAGGATCAAATAATGTAACTCAACATTCATGTTGAGAAAGGAGTGGTGAGCAGGAATCTACATTATGAAAGCCACAGCATTAAGAATTCTACTCAGCATTTTATTGTTCCCCGTTTGTGGATTCACCCAAATTCAATTCAATTTTTCCGGTTATATAATCGATTTACCGGTTTTCCAGAGAAATAATCAAAACATCTCACAGCTTTTTCAGTTCAATCGGGATCAACAATTCAATATAACCCGTTTACGGCTGAGGCCGACTATCGAATTTAATGCGGAATCCAGGCTTTCGATTGAATACGAAGTGACAACATTTTACCAGTCGCAATTATCGTTTTCACAAGTTGCATTTCCCCGGGCAAAGCGACAACTATTCGATCTAAACTGGACTCTTCTGGATGAACGGCACTGGAGTAGCCAACATTTTATCGATCGCTTTTATTATCGCCAGGAATTCGATTTTGGTCAGATTACTATTGGTCGTCAACGGATTGCCTGGGGCAGTGGCCGAATTTGGAATCCTACCGATTTATTCAACCCCATCAATCCTGCTAATTTTGCCAAGATCGAAAAAGATGGAGCCGATTTAATTACAGGCAAATTTTATTTGGGTGATTTTACCGATTTGACTTTGGTCTTTAATCCCCAGGAAGAAAACCCGAGTAATGCCGGTGTCCGTTTTCGCACCAACTTGCATAAATACGATTTTTCAATTGTATCCGGCATTTTTGATGAAAGAATCATAATGGGAGGGGATTTTGCCGGTAACCTTTTTAAAGCCGGGTTTCGTGGCGAGGCCATTATTTCCGGGAAAAAAGATGATTTTGGATCTAATTTTGCCCGCTATATTCTTGGGCTGGATTATCAATTTACAGCCAGGTTGTATACTTTAATGGAGTACCAATTTAATGGAGAGGGTTCAAAAGATAAACGGAAATATAATCTGCTAAAACTATTGCAGGGTGAAATTCTGAATGTGGCTAAGAATTATCTTTTTATCAGCGCTAATTATTTACTTTATCCGTTGGTCTCTTCGTCTTTGTCGATAAACCTCAACCTGGATGATAACAGCGGTTACTTTCTCGGGATGATCAATTATTCGGCCGGCCAAAATACCTACCTCGGACTTGGCGGTCAATTTTTCTTTGGCGACAACCTGGATGAATACTGGTATTTTCCTAATAGCGGCTTTTTGAAGATAGAATTTTATTTTTGATGGATCGTAATGATTCGAGGCAATTAATTGTAGGTTGAGATTATGGAAATTAACAAAAAAGATTTTGTAAAAGCTAAGGTAAACAAAGAAATTACTCCAGGTGAAATGTTAAAAACTCTCAGAGAATTGCAAGAGCTCAACCAAAAAGAATTGGCTGAAATAACTGCAATACCTCAATCCAATATTTCTGCAATGGAAACCAATGCTAGAAGTATAGGTAGAGAGCGAGCCATAATATTAGCTCAAGCTTTAAAAGTACATCCTGCAGTAATTTTGTTTCCTGATTTTGATATTGCCCAGGTTGCTTAACCGTAAATTTGGTATTCTAAAAATGAGTCACATTTTAATCTACCTCTTTCCCATTACCGTATTATTTGTATCCAATGTCACTTTTGCACAACCGGACTCCAAAATTTCCAGCAAAACCAATCCGCAACATTTTGCTGTTGTCGAATTATTTACTTCGGAAGGATGTTCCAGTTGTCCTCCTGC is a window of candidate division KSB1 bacterium DNA encoding:
- a CDS encoding helix-turn-helix transcriptional regulator, which gives rise to MEINKKDFVKAKVNKEITPGEMLKTLRELQELNQKELAEITAIPQSNISAMETNARSIGRERAIILAQALKVHPAVILFPDFDIAQVA
- a CDS encoding ABC transporter permease, whose amino-acid sequence is MNLLLKLAWRNLWRNKRRTIITICAVVFAAMLAIAMRGIQIGTYEANIKHAVSLFSGYLQVQKAGYLDNPSLQKSFRFDGNLQTILANEEQVTGFTPRVNAQGLISFKENSMGAVIFGIVPDSEANVSIFNSKLNQGSFFQTDSSYSIILGYKLLQNLNAEIGDTVVVLAQGIDGSLGNFKYEIAGTVKIGSPEFDGTVIFMGLSVLQELLAMEGRVNSVAISLVSLNQVDAFQKKLKPYLPEDLDIPSWLEIMPDLKQSIELDNISGLIFLWILIVVVAFGILNAILMSVTERFNEFGVALAMGMRNSTLVILVLIESFIIAVIGLIIGNIIALGINYYIFLNPIEFSGDFALLYEEYGFIPKIYSTLKPSVFINSTLNLLLITIAASFYPAFKVFKLEPLKGIRYT
- a CDS encoding DPP IV N-terminal domain-containing protein, coding for MCNGPLGKYLSYVARINNQSQIVIQEFQNGKSEVISNHKTGVSSFYWSPDETKIAFIARDEKPQKSESETFIKAFEVKPHGYLDFQSYLSSHLFILNINNKKTKRLTEGGWTVNGGVSWSTDGRTLDFSRKENPLPSEWHKNKIMLLDLESGSLTGYSDRDGFEYNPAFSPNGKHFVYSRIIDQNPAGMRDLFIQTGKNKPVNLTRWLEKYL
- a CDS encoding aminopeptidase, whose protein sequence is MHVRYPLKWAALAQKLVERLDIQKDEKVLLVAYPGLFDDIIPHLRYEIMKRGGVDLGVMDVLQRPLPETWDKTVLAKANNQAREALRNMLQSVDASIMLPGALPSNPVYAAIQDLLREGRGRTVHFHWLAAGSALAIPGQPLPTPELIDATYQNAILQADYQQIRQAQLNFIEAMRQAEVRVTTPAGTDLRFRVGFRPVNMQDGDASAARMKSAKILIDREIELPCGAIRVAPLEQSVNGVIAFPPSQWDGRPVTGLKLRFSEGRIVHLEAESGIEFVEAEMQRGGDAAKQLREFALGFNPLLAVPDKNPWIPYYGYGSGVVRLSLGDNSE
- a CDS encoding nucleotidyltransferase domain-containing protein, whose amino-acid sequence is MNQIIDKFAPDKIILFGSYAYGKQTPESDVDLLIIMNSNNSLWA
- a CDS encoding PIN domain-containing protein, whose protein sequence is MTNDLKILFDSSVLICAMVEAHPKHNPALSWLKRAKDKEFRFLVSAHSLLEIYSVLTTAPFKPNISPATAKKLIETNITKYATIQSLTPNEYSRLLESITSLELKGGIVYDALIFECAKKSKADKIITSNAADFLRLNIDHSLEIISL
- a CDS encoding ABC transporter permease, giving the protein MLFKIAWRNIWRNKRRSIIVMISIMIGVIAVILSSTLSLGFMQQILDNQIGSHVSHIQIHKNGFNDNKIIQNYIPDERSVEAKLIANPQVKYYSKRVISMGLMSSAYNSAGVMIVGIIPNDEQKITKIKESIIEGVYLSGKFNEIVMGKKLAEKLDVELGDKVVGMASSLDGRIGSDAFRIVGLYKTFSSKFDQFSIYISLQNAQEMLGLTGKISEIAIISDDLNNVPNLDETITAKLDENYEVLNYAELLPLSVMQIDLYKQSMFIFYAIIGLALIFGIINTMLMSVFERIHEFGVLMAIGMRSRKLFSMIIMESLVLGVLGTLIGFTVGLTLYFWLADVGIDLSLFSESLNSFGSGVILYPVLTVDSVINSLVVIPIFSVIGALYPAIKAARLDPIQAIRYV
- a CDS encoding outer membrane lipoprotein-sorting protein, producing the protein MRKCFLLLSLYFMAQISFAQTAFEIVKKSEDLLRGETSQGSFTMTVVTPDYTRKLEMDSWWVGNEKALIVIRSPKREAGNKTLKIGTEMWQFLKNTETTIKIPPSMMLQSWNGSDFTNDDLVRESNLYEDYDLELLGEEIVENENCWKIKMTPNEGVAVVWGNLFYWVRKSDNLPAKVDFYDEKDKYIRSIQYTDYKVLGGRKTPTRHIMVNKVKVGHRTEFIVHDIKFDIVISDRIFSFRELERGN
- a CDS encoding ABC transporter ATP-binding protein, yielding MSVIKTENVEKIYKDNGVPVHALRGVSLDIKKGEYVVIAGPSGSGKTTLLNLMGGLDKPTNGKVFIEGEDISQKSRNELGDLRLHKLGFVFQAYNLMPVLTALENIEFTMMLLGISEKERHGRAMEALEDLGIGELADKLPNEMSGGQQQRVAVARAIVNNPSIILADEPTANLDSKTGNVLLDLMGKMNQDKQITFIFSSHAQQVIDRAKRLVTLVDGLIDQDQIM
- a CDS encoding AbrB/MazE/SpoVT family DNA-binding domain-containing protein, with product MLATLDKFGRILIPKKFREHLGISSDTTMNIVEDGERIIIEPIKEKEPLVKKDGLLIFTGKIQGDLDQTLRSNRSRRMKKVLHLDDK